CGACCGTTCACGATGAGCGGGCAATTTCTCCTACGAACCTTCCCAAAATCCTTGATATGGCTGTCAAGTTCATGAAGGAAGCGGAGGAAGCCGGTAAAAAGCCAATCATCGTTATTGACGGCCTTGACTATCTCGTTCTTGAGAACGGCTTTTCCAGCGTGCTAAAGTTCCTCTCCGCGCTCAGAGACTATGCCCTCATCCACGGCGCGACGGTTTTCATAGTTGGAAGCGATAACTTCCTCTCTGAAAGGGAGAGAAAGCTCCTGAGAAACATACTGGGTGAGGGCAATGCTTGAGGTCGTCAAGGGCGACATTACCCGCTTTCCGGCCGAGGCCATCGTGAACGCCGCGAACCGCTACCTCGAGCACGGTGGTGGCGTTGCTTACGCCATAGCCAAAGCCGCCGCTGGAGACGTCCGCGAGTACATCAGGGTAAGCAAAGAAGCTATGCTGGAACAGCTTGGGAAGGGCTCAATAGAGCACGGTGAGGTCGTTGTAACGCCCCCGATGAGGCTTGAGCGTCACGGGGTTAAGTACGTCATTCACACTGTTGGCCCGTACTGCGGGGGAGTGTGGGATGCGGATAAGCGGGAGAAGCTCAGGAGGGCAATCCTCGGGGCCTTAAGAAAGGCCGACGAGCTGGGCGTTAAGAGCGTGGCATTCCCCGCCATAAGCGCCGGAATCTACGGCTGTCCGCTTGAAGAAGTTGTGAGGGCCTTCAAGGAAACCGTTGAGGAGTTCTTGAGGGAAGCTAAGAGCGTGGAGAAGGTTTATCTCGTTCTGTACTCTGACGATGCCTACCGGACGGCGCTCGAGGTTCTTCACCAAAAACGTTATTAAGTCCTCGGCCTTTTTCTATTCATTGGTGGTAACAATGGCATCATCGTGTAGGGAAACCGTCCTTAGGGTGGGTGTTGCCCTCGTCGTTCTCTACCTGACGGGCTTTTTAATCCTCTACGATGCCATACGGAAGATGATATGCCTCTCCGTCGATTGCAGTCAGTACTGGGGTCCCTACGCATCTGAGAGCCCGGTCTACGGTCTCGACTTTTTTGTGATGGTCTTCATCGTTGGAACACTGTTCCTGACTGCCGTGCTCTACTACAACGCCCTTCCCACGGCGAGCGAAAAGGGGAAGGAGGAATCTTAAACGACTCGTTAACTCTCATAATCCCATTTTCCCATTCTGTTGTGAGGTTACTCTTTTTCTTGGGCGTTTCCTTGGCGGTATTTTGACCTTCCCGACGACTGAAAACGATTTAATACGTTGAACCCAACAATCAACGGTGATACCATGAGAATCGAGGACGTTTACGTCTGGGACATCAACGCCAAGTGGCTCGGCATAACCCCTCACCAGCTCATGGAGAACGCGGGAGCGGGAGTAGCGAGGACGATAGAGGAGCGCTTTGGAAAGGGCCTCAGGATTGCGGTCTTCTCGGGAACCGGGAATAACGGCGGGGACGGCTTCGTCGTTGCGAGGCATTTGAGCTTCGAGAACGACGTCACGGTTTTTCTGGTTGGAGACGAGGCGAAGATAAGGAGCGAGGAAGCCAGGCACAACTGGGAAATCCTGAAGGGTCTTGACTTCGTGAAAATCAAAGTTCTCAAGGATTCCACCTACATAAGGTCCCTCGACCTGAGCGGTTACGACGTCATCGTCGATGCCCTCCTCGGAGCGGGCACGAGGGGCGAGCCGAGAGAGCCGGTACGCTCGGCAATCGAGAAAATCAACGAATATAGTGGGAAGGCAAAAATCGTCAGCGTCGACCTGCCGAGCGGTTACCCGAGCGACGTCCGCGTTAAAGCTGACTTCGCAGTGACTTTCCAGTGGGACAAGGAGGAGTACGAGGGCTTTGAGAGGGTCGTAGTTAAGATAGGCTATCCCAGGGAGCTCTACCACCTCGTCGGGCCGGGGGATGCAAAGTTCGCGCTCAGGAAGAGGGGCCAGCACAAGGGGCAGAACGGCAGGCTTCTGGTCATCGGTGGCAGTTCAAGCTATTACGGCGCACCGTACCTTGCCTCCAGGGGGGCGAGCTACCTCGTCGACCTCGTTTACCTCGCGATGCCGGCCGAACCTGCGAAGAGGATAAGCGACCCGGACCTGATTCTGAGGCCCTTCCCGGGCGGGGACTTCTCGAAAGAGCGCCTTGATGACCTTCTCAAGCTGACCGAGAAAGTAGATGCGGTTGTTCTCGGTCCAGGGCTCGGTCTCGCTGACGAAACAAAGGAGTTCGTTAGAGAGTTCGTGAGGCGCTGTGAGAAGCCTATTGTAATCGATGCTGACGGACTGAAGGCGATAGCCGAGGATTTGAGCGTTCTCAAGGGTAAGACCTTCGTCCTCACGCCCCACGCAGGTGAGTTCAAAGCCCTCTTCGGCGTCAAGCCCCCAGAGGAGCTGATTGAGCGCGCCAGGCTTGTCAAGGAGAAGGCCCGGGAAATCGGTGGAGTAATCCTCCTCAAGGGGGCATACGATATCATAAGCGACGGAGAAACCTGGAAGTACAACAGAACAGGCAACCGGGGAATGACGACCGGTGGAACGGGTGACGTTTTGGCCGGCCTCGTCGGGGCCCTGCTCGCTCTCGGAAACTCTCCTCTGCGGTCGGCCTCGGTTGGTGCCTTCCTCAACGGCCTCGCCGGCGACGTGGTGAAAGAAGAGCTTGGAGAAAACTTCACTGCCCTTGAGCTCGCGAAACGGATTCCAAAGGCCGTAAAATGGGTGGAGGAGTTTTGACTTTGTCCTCCTCTGTCCTGTTTTTAGCTTTTGAGTCCGGACTATATCTCTATCAGCTTCTTGACCTTCTTGGCCATTTCGCAGAGTTCGCAACTCTGGAGGAAGACGAGCATGTTGAGAAAGTGGAAGAGCTCTATCTCGCTCATCTCCACGTTGGCCTCGGATATCCTCCGGATTATATGCTGTGAGTTGAGCTCAATCTCATCCAGAATTTCCTTTACGAGCATCCTGAGCTTTTCCCTGTCCTTCACGTGAATCCCGGCTTTCTCGAGTATGTTCACGAGCCTGTCCGCCTCTACCTGAAGGTAGGCCTGACGGAAGTTCTCGATGCTCTCGTGCGGTTCGGCTTTTATGAGGAAGAGCCTCGCGGTTCTGCCGTAGAGCTTCTCGTTGCCCTCAGTCCCGAGTTCCTCAACGAAGCCGGCCTTCTCAAGGGCCTTTATGTGGCGGTAAATGGTTGTTCTGTCCCTGCCTATCGCCATGCTGAGCTCCCATATCGTCATCGGCCTCTGCCTGAGGAGCTGGAGTATCTTGAACCTAGTCTCCTCCGACAGGACCTTAACCTTCTCGGGCTGGGTTATGATTAGAACTTCCCTCACTCAGTACTCCTCCAGCTTGTCCTGCGGGGTTTCCTCCTCCTCGACGATTCTCCTCCCCGCGGCAACCATATCGATGCTGTGCACCACACCGCCGAACTCCTCTATCGTCCTGACTATCTCGTCGTAGTCGAGGTCGTCGCCCATTATCGTTATCTTGACGTTCTCCGTCTCCTTGTCAATCTCGACGAGCGTGATGTTGACTCCCTCGACTCCCTCGAGCTCGCTCAGTCCGAGGGCCAGCTCCGTGACTATCGGCTGGTGGGGCTTGAGCACGTCCAGCACGAGAAGCCTTATTCCCCTCGCCATATCAATCACTTCTTGAGCAGTTCACCGAGCTTCTTGAGGAGTTCGAGGCTCTCCTCGTCGCGTCCCATCCTGGCCATCGCGAGCCAGTCTATGGCGTGGATTATGTCCTCGTTGGAGAACTCCTTGAGCCTCTCCTCGTTGGCCTCAATCTCCTCTGAAATCTCGGTCTTGAACTCGTGCTCCTTCTTGAGGAGCTCGTCCATAACGTTGAGGAGCTCGCCCTCGTCAAACTCGTAGCCGAGGGCCCTGAAGATGTCAAGCTTCGTCTTGAGCTTCGAGCGGGCGAAGTACCTTAACTCCTCGTCGCCGAGATAGAGGTTGATGTAGAACGCGTCGGCGGTCCTTCCGTAGTACTTTTCAACCAAGTTGCCCTTCATCTCGGTCCTCTTGACCTCGACGAGGCCCGCTTCCTTGAGCTTCTCGATGTGGTGGTAAACCGTCTGTGGAGTTTTTCCGAGAATTTCGCTGAGCTGTGAAATAGTCATCTCCCTGTTCCGCAGTAGGGCTAATATTTTTCTCCTCGTGTCCTCAAGCATCAGCTTTATGACTTCTGGATCTGTTATCACCTTCACCTTAGACATTATGACCACCCAATCTTAACGCTCCAACGTTTCTTTAAACGCTCAGGTGTTTTAACCTTTTCCCCGCCGGTAGCTTTATATATGTAAAGGGGAACCGCCTTTAAAAAGTCTCCTGGATAAAACGTCCACCCTCGGAAGCCTTAAATAACATCGACCGAAAAAACTTCGGAGGTGGTTGCATGGGGAGCCTCGACTTCCTGTTTTACCCCAAGAGCGTCGCTGTCATAGGTGCCTCCCACGTGCCCGGGAAGGTTGGAAACGCCATAATGCGCTCGATGACACTTCGCTTCAGCGGCAAGGTTTATGCCGTCAACGTCAAGGGCGGTGAAATCGAAGTCAACGGGAAGAAGTTCAAGGTCTACAGAAGCATCAAGGAGATTCCCGATGAGATTGACGTCGCGGTCATCGCGGTTCCTGCCAAGTTTGTGCCCGACGTTATAGACGAGTGCGGTGAGAAGGGCGTCAAGGGCGCGATAGTTATCTCCGCCGGCTTCAAAGAGGCCGGAAGGGCCGACCTTGAGGAAGAACTCGTTAAGCGCGCCAGGAAGTGGGGAATAAGGCTCGTCGGTCCGAACTGTCTCGGCGTCACGAACCTCGAGAACGGCTTCGACTGTAACTTCAACCCGCCAGAGAGGCAGGCCAGACCGCCCTTCGGAAAGGTCGCCTTCATGAGTCAGAGCGGAGCCTTCGGAGCGGCAATCCTCGACTGGGCCGCGAGGGAGAAAATCGGAATGAGCAAGTTCATCAGCCTCGGCAACATGGCGGACCTCGACGAGAGCGACTTCATGGACTACCTCGGCGACGACGAGAAGACGGGCGTTATAACCGGCTACCTTGAGGGTGTTAAGGACGGAAGGAAGTTCCTCGAGACGGCAAAGCGCGTTACGCTCAAGAAGCCCGTCGTGATTCTCAAGAGCGGAAGGACCGAGGCCGGTGCCAAAGCGGCCGCAAGCCACACAGGCTCACTCGCGGGTTCCTACGCGATTTACAGGGCCGCCTTTGAGCAGAGCGGTGTTCTGGAAGCGACCACGATGAGACAGCTCTTCAACTACGCGAAGGTCCTGGCAATGCAGAAGCCGGCCAAAGGCGACCGCGTCGCGATAGTCACCAACGGCGGTGGAGCAGGAGTTATGATGAGCGACGGCCTGCTCGAGCGCGGTTTGAAGATGGCGGAGCTTAGCGAGGAGACGCTTAAGAAGTTCGAGGAGGACGTCAAGGCCGGAAAGCTCCCGGCTCACATGTCATACAAGAACCCGATTGACGTTATAGGCGACGCCCCGTCGAGCAGGTACGAGATAGCCATGCGCTACGCCCTCGAAGACCCGAACGTTGACGTTCTCGTCGTCATCGCGCTCTTCCAGAGCCCGGCCCTCGACGAGGGAATCATTGACGCGGTCGAGAGAATGAAGGCCTACGGCAAGCCGATTGTCTTCGTCGCCCCCGGTGGAGACTTCCCGCACAAGATGGCGAGGAACATCGAGCAGAAGGGCATTCCGGTCTACGAGACCACCGAGGACGCGGTCGATGCCGTCTATGCCCTCGTCAAGTACGGCGAGTGGCTCAGGGAGAACGGAAAGCTCTGAGCCCTTTTTCTTTCTCTC
The Thermococcus sp. 21S9 DNA segment above includes these coding regions:
- a CDS encoding [protein ADP-ribosylglutamate] hydrolase — protein: MLEVVKGDITRFPAEAIVNAANRYLEHGGGVAYAIAKAAAGDVREYIRVSKEAMLEQLGKGSIEHGEVVVTPPMRLERHGVKYVIHTVGPYCGGVWDADKREKLRRAILGALRKADELGVKSVAFPAISAGIYGCPLEEVVRAFKETVEEFLREAKSVEKVYLVLYSDDAYRTALEVLHQKRY
- a CDS encoding NAD(P)H-hydrate dehydratase, with amino-acid sequence MRIEDVYVWDINAKWLGITPHQLMENAGAGVARTIEERFGKGLRIAVFSGTGNNGGDGFVVARHLSFENDVTVFLVGDEAKIRSEEARHNWEILKGLDFVKIKVLKDSTYIRSLDLSGYDVIVDALLGAGTRGEPREPVRSAIEKINEYSGKAKIVSVDLPSGYPSDVRVKADFAVTFQWDKEEYEGFERVVVKIGYPRELYHLVGPGDAKFALRKRGQHKGQNGRLLVIGGSSSYYGAPYLASRGASYLVDLVYLAMPAEPAKRISDPDLILRPFPGGDFSKERLDDLLKLTEKVDAVVLGPGLGLADETKEFVREFVRRCEKPIVIDADGLKAIAEDLSVLKGKTFVLTPHAGEFKALFGVKPPEELIERARLVKEKAREIGGVILLKGAYDIISDGETWKYNRTGNRGMTTGGTGDVLAGLVGALLALGNSPLRSASVGAFLNGLAGDVVKEELGENFTALELAKRIPKAVKWVEEF
- a CDS encoding winged helix-turn-helix domain-containing protein, with amino-acid sequence MSKVKVITDPEVIKLMLEDTRRKILALLRNREMTISQLSEILGKTPQTVYHHIEKLKEAGLVEVKRTEMKGNLVEKYYGRTADAFYINLYLGDEELRYFARSKLKTKLDIFRALGYEFDEGELLNVMDELLKKEHEFKTEISEEIEANEERLKEFSNEDIIHAIDWLAMARMGRDEESLELLKKLGELLKK
- a CDS encoding acetate--CoA ligase family protein, producing MGSLDFLFYPKSVAVIGASHVPGKVGNAIMRSMTLRFSGKVYAVNVKGGEIEVNGKKFKVYRSIKEIPDEIDVAVIAVPAKFVPDVIDECGEKGVKGAIVISAGFKEAGRADLEEELVKRARKWGIRLVGPNCLGVTNLENGFDCNFNPPERQARPPFGKVAFMSQSGAFGAAILDWAAREKIGMSKFISLGNMADLDESDFMDYLGDDEKTGVITGYLEGVKDGRKFLETAKRVTLKKPVVILKSGRTEAGAKAAASHTGSLAGSYAIYRAAFEQSGVLEATTMRQLFNYAKVLAMQKPAKGDRVAIVTNGGGAGVMMSDGLLERGLKMAELSEETLKKFEEDVKAGKLPAHMSYKNPIDVIGDAPSSRYEIAMRYALEDPNVDVLVVIALFQSPALDEGIIDAVERMKAYGKPIVFVAPGGDFPHKMARNIEQKGIPVYETTEDAVDAVYALVKYGEWLRENGKL
- a CDS encoding DUF211 domain-containing protein, with the protein product MARGIRLLVLDVLKPHQPIVTELALGLSELEGVEGVNITLVEIDKETENVKITIMGDDLDYDEIVRTIEEFGGVVHSIDMVAAGRRIVEEEETPQDKLEEY
- a CDS encoding transcriptional regulator, coding for MREVLIITQPEKVKVLSEETRFKILQLLRQRPMTIWELSMAIGRDRTTIYRHIKALEKAGFVEELGTEGNEKLYGRTARLFLIKAEPHESIENFRQAYLQVEADRLVNILEKAGIHVKDREKLRMLVKEILDEIELNSQHIIRRISEANVEMSEIELFHFLNMLVFLQSCELCEMAKKVKKLIEI